In the genome of Treponema pedis, one region contains:
- the cbiT gene encoding precorrin-6Y C5,15-methyltransferase (decarboxylating) subunit CbiT — protein MKNIKDSEFIRSTVPMTKFNIRNLSIAYLNIEAGDEFLDIGGGTGSVSVEAALNGANVTAVETDDEACALIKRNAEKFGVKINLIKGKAPEILLKKEYAHLKFNKCFIGGSSGELKNIFTYLENGLEKNGILCADFILIKNLNECLDLLKQFNYTDTEVNLIQTASMGKAGLFKGENPVYIVKGIKRA, from the coding sequence ATGAAAAATATTAAAGACAGCGAATTTATACGTTCTACGGTACCTATGACGAAATTCAATATAAGAAATCTTTCTATAGCCTATTTGAATATTGAAGCAGGCGATGAGTTTTTAGATATAGGCGGAGGTACCGGTTCGGTTTCGGTGGAAGCGGCTTTAAACGGTGCAAACGTTACCGCAGTTGAAACCGATGATGAAGCCTGCGCTCTTATAAAGCGCAATGCGGAAAAATTCGGAGTAAAAATCAATTTAATAAAGGGAAAAGCTCCGGAAATTCTTTTAAAAAAAGAATATGCTCATCTTAAATTCAATAAGTGTTTTATCGGAGGAAGCTCGGGAGAGTTAAAAAACATCTTTACCTATTTGGAAAACGGTTTGGAAAAAAACGGAATTCTTTGTGCCGACTTTATTTTAATTAAAAATTTAAACGAGTGTTTAGACCTTTTAAAGCAATTTAATTACACCGATACGGAGGTTAATTTAATTCAAACGGCTTCAATGGGAAAGGCCGGTTTATTTAAAGGTGAAAATCCAGTTTATATTGTAAAGGGTATTAAACGGGCTTAA
- the cbiE gene encoding precorrin-6y C5,15-methyltransferase (decarboxylating) subunit CbiE: protein MGLIIAGAGPGNIRLLTGEVLEEIKNADIVASFERIADDLKTIKSGVLKLKSLTDIIDLPFGEKRVLVLASGDPCFFGITAYLKTKNINMEKILTGISSMQYFMCKLQKQWHSLKFYSLHGRSADFTQMKNDKAFFILTDKTNNPDFISQELKRNTFCGKIYVGYNLSYEDECVEVYNIGEKIKVKSFLNTVMVENEKY, encoded by the coding sequence ATGGGTTTAATTATTGCCGGAGCGGGACCGGGAAATATAAGACTGTTAACCGGAGAAGTCTTGGAAGAAATAAAAAATGCGGACATCGTTGCCTCATTTGAGCGCATCGCAGATGACTTAAAAACAATTAAAAGCGGCGTTTTAAAACTTAAATCTTTAACCGATATTATTGATTTACCGTTTGGAGAAAAACGAGTATTAGTGCTTGCCTCCGGAGACCCGTGTTTTTTCGGAATAACCGCTTATTTAAAAACGAAAAACATTAATATGGAGAAAATACTTACAGGTATTTCTTCAATGCAGTATTTTATGTGTAAACTGCAAAAACAATGGCATTCATTAAAATTTTATTCGCTTCACGGCCGCAGCGCGGATTTTACGCAAATGAAAAACGACAAAGCTTTTTTTATTTTAACGGATAAAACCAATAATCCCGATTTTATATCGCAAGAATTAAAGCGTAACACTTTTTGCGGTAAAATTTATGTAGGTTATAATCTTTCTTACGAAGATGAATGTGTAGAAGTTTATAATATCGGAGAAAAAATTAAGGTAAAATCTTTTTTAAATACCGTGATGGTGGAAAATGAAAAATATTAA